One region of Sphingomonas kaistensis genomic DNA includes:
- a CDS encoding glycosyl transferase family protein, whose protein sequence is MTLQLAMAELAAELALFAALGFLLFSLDDLAVDFIYFARKLWRAITVYRRHARGDARTLVDGAPSGWMVVLIPAWDESAVIGAMLRATLRNFDHPDYSLLVGCYRNDPATRLAIEAVADPRVMAVEVPTDGPTTKAHCLNHLYAFLLRQEAATGRQARAVVLHDAEDLVHPLELKLFDRLVERAGVVQLPVVPLPDRSSQWIAGHYCDEFAESHGKELVVREAVGAAIPLAGVGCAISRRAIARLAKAHDGKPFAGGSMTEDYEMGLRIGALGERTIFVRLPASRGDPGVVASRGYFPNDLGSAVRQKARWLGGIAFAGWDRLGWRGGLGERWFRLRDRRGPFAALLLLAGYASGLLWAQLWLAHQLGAPLPPQPSPLLASLLQVNFALLLWRVFMRVGFTTHVYGFGEGLAAIPRIAVANLIAILASGRALFLHAGGGPKQWDKTDHHFPEDALLPPEPVRS, encoded by the coding sequence GTGACCCTGCAACTCGCCATGGCCGAACTGGCCGCCGAACTGGCGCTGTTCGCGGCGCTCGGCTTTCTGCTGTTCTCACTCGACGACCTGGCCGTCGACTTCATCTATTTCGCGCGCAAGCTGTGGCGGGCGATCACCGTCTATCGCCGCCATGCCCGCGGCGACGCGCGGACCCTGGTCGACGGCGCGCCGAGCGGGTGGATGGTGGTGCTGATCCCGGCGTGGGACGAATCCGCGGTGATCGGGGCGATGCTCCGCGCGACGCTGCGCAATTTCGACCATCCCGACTACAGCCTGCTGGTCGGCTGTTATCGCAACGATCCCGCGACCCGGCTGGCGATCGAGGCGGTGGCCGATCCGCGGGTGATGGCGGTCGAGGTGCCGACCGACGGCCCGACCACCAAGGCGCATTGCCTCAACCACCTCTACGCCTTCCTGCTGCGGCAGGAAGCGGCGACCGGGCGGCAGGCGCGGGCCGTTGTGCTCCACGATGCCGAGGACCTGGTCCACCCGCTCGAACTCAAGCTGTTCGACCGCCTGGTCGAGCGGGCCGGGGTGGTGCAGCTGCCGGTGGTCCCGCTGCCCGACCGGTCGAGCCAGTGGATCGCCGGCCATTATTGCGACGAGTTCGCCGAATCCCACGGCAAGGAACTGGTGGTGCGCGAAGCGGTCGGCGCGGCCATTCCGCTGGCCGGGGTCGGCTGCGCCATTTCGCGCCGGGCCATCGCGCGGCTGGCCAAGGCGCATGACGGCAAGCCGTTCGCCGGCGGCTCGATGACCGAGGATTACGAGATGGGCCTGAGGATCGGGGCGCTGGGTGAGCGCACCATCTTCGTCCGCCTGCCCGCCAGCCGCGGCGATCCGGGCGTGGTCGCGAGCCGCGGCTATTTTCCCAACGACCTCGGCTCGGCGGTGCGGCAGAAGGCGCGCTGGCTGGGCGGCATCGCCTTTGCCGGGTGGGACCGGCTGGGCTGGCGCGGCGGCCTTGGCGAACGCTGGTTCCGGCTGCGCGACCGGCGCGGGCCGTTTGCCGCCCTGCTGCTCCTCGCCGGCTACGCTTCGGGCCTGTTGTGGGCGCAATTGTGGCTCGCCCACCAGCTCGGTGCACCGCTTCCGCCCCAGCCCTCGCCGCTGCTGGCGAGCCTGCTTCAGGTCAACTTCGCACTGCTTTTGTGGAGAGTGTTCATGCGCGTCGGTTTCACCACTCACGTCTATGGCTTCGGGGAGGGGCTGGCGGCGATACCGCGGATCGCGGTCGCCAACCTCATCGCCATCCTGGCCTCGGGACGCGCCCTGTTCCTGCATGCCGGCGGGGGGCCCAAGCAATGGGACAAGACCGACCACCACTTCCCCGAAGACGCTCTCCTCCCGCCCGAACCGGTGCGGTCGTGA
- a CDS encoding A24 family peptidase, with protein MNLPTLVPEWLFWALIVLLALAALQDAMMLKISNYICGAVLLLGVAGAVIAGPQTGLWENGVAFVLALAIGTFLFGRGILGGGDVKLFAATVLWFDLGASLRVLTWTAIAGGVLAVLIILARTLPWPDAIRSRMRVLQPKAGIPYGIAIAAGAIITSLQLMGSRAA; from the coding sequence GTGAACCTGCCCACGCTGGTGCCGGAATGGCTGTTCTGGGCCCTGATCGTGCTGCTTGCGCTTGCCGCGCTGCAGGACGCGATGATGCTCAAGATCAGCAATTACATCTGCGGCGCGGTGCTGCTGCTGGGCGTCGCTGGAGCGGTGATCGCCGGTCCGCAGACGGGCCTGTGGGAAAATGGCGTAGCGTTCGTGCTCGCGCTGGCGATCGGCACCTTCCTGTTCGGACGCGGCATCCTTGGCGGTGGGGACGTCAAGCTGTTCGCAGCGACGGTGCTGTGGTTCGACCTCGGCGCGTCGCTCCGCGTGCTGACCTGGACCGCGATCGCCGGAGGCGTGCTGGCGGTGTTGATCATCCTTGCCCGAACCCTGCCGTGGCCCGACGCGATCCGCTCGCGGATGCGGGTGCTGCAGCCCAAGGCCGGAATTCCCTACGGCATCGCAATCGCCGCCGGCGCGATCATCACCAGCCTGCAATTGATGGGGTCGCGCGCCGCGTGA
- the rlmN gene encoding 23S rRNA (adenine(2503)-C(2))-methyltransferase RlmN gives MSADTNLMPIPGAVDPVTVPRPATVSDDPRVELIGLSRDAIRAALEGAGMDARMAKMRSKQLWHWIYNRGVTDFALMTDIAKAQQPWLAERFRIDRPAVVEAQVSSDGTRKWLLKTHDNHEFEMVFIPDADRGTLCVSSQVGCTLNCRFCHTGTMRLVRNLDIHEIVGQVMLARDSLGEWPSQPEGRMLTNIVMMGMGEPLYNFDNVRDALKIVMDGDGLGLSKRRITLSTSGVVPMMEKCGEEIGVNLAVSLHAVTKEIRDEIVPLNRKYGIEELLQACADYPGANNARRITFEYVMLKDKNDSDDHARELVRLIRHYRLPAKVNLIPFNPWPGAVYECSTPERIRSFSNIVFEGGISAPVRTPRGRDIDAACGQLKTAAEKKRRSERDAEPA, from the coding sequence ATGAGCGCCGATACCAACCTGATGCCGATCCCCGGAGCGGTGGATCCTGTGACCGTCCCTCGCCCTGCGACGGTCAGCGACGACCCGCGGGTCGAGCTGATCGGGCTCAGCCGCGATGCCATCCGCGCTGCGCTGGAAGGCGCCGGGATGGACGCGCGCATGGCGAAGATGCGCTCCAAGCAGCTGTGGCACTGGATCTACAATCGCGGCGTCACCGACTTTGCGCTGATGACCGACATCGCCAAGGCCCAGCAGCCGTGGCTGGCCGAGCGCTTCCGGATCGATCGCCCGGCGGTGGTCGAAGCGCAGGTGTCGTCCGACGGCACCCGCAAGTGGTTGCTCAAGACCCACGACAACCACGAATTCGAGATGGTGTTCATCCCCGACGCGGATCGTGGCACCCTGTGCGTGTCGAGCCAGGTCGGCTGCACCTTGAACTGCCGCTTCTGCCATACCGGCACCATGCGCCTCGTCCGCAACCTCGATATCCACGAGATCGTCGGCCAGGTCATGCTCGCCCGCGATTCGCTGGGCGAATGGCCGAGCCAGCCGGAAGGCCGGATGCTCACCAACATCGTGATGATGGGGATGGGCGAGCCGCTCTACAATTTCGACAATGTGCGCGACGCGCTGAAGATCGTCATGGACGGCGATGGCCTTGGCCTCAGCAAGCGCAGGATCACCCTGTCGACCTCGGGCGTCGTCCCGATGATGGAGAAGTGCGGCGAGGAGATCGGGGTCAACCTCGCCGTCTCGCTGCACGCGGTGACCAAGGAAATCCGCGACGAGATCGTGCCCCTGAACCGCAAGTACGGCATCGAGGAACTGCTGCAGGCCTGCGCCGATTACCCCGGCGCCAACAACGCCCGCCGCATCACCTTCGAATATGTCATGCTGAAGGACAAGAACGACAGCGACGACCATGCCCGCGAGTTGGTCCGGCTGATCCGTCACTATCGCCTGCCGGCCAAGGTCAACTTGATCCCGTTCAATCCGTGGCCCGGCGCGGTCTACGAATGCTCGACGCCCGAGCGGATCCGGTCCTTCTCGAACATCGTGTTCGAAGGCGGGATCAGCGCGCCCGTCCGCACCCCGCGCGGGCGCGACATCGACGCGGCCTGCGGCCAGCTCAAGACGGCGGCGGAGAAGAAGCGGCGTTCGGAGCGGGACGCCGAGCCCGCCTGA
- a CDS encoding oxygenase MpaB family protein, with protein sequence MTSHALPTLEGFRRDLAGQVGAFFNDASRGQQPIKPSDDALCPPGGVAWKVHADLAGMMVGGVAALLWQMLHPQALAGVWDHSDFRRNMHGRLRNTARFIAVTTYGAREEADAAIERVRRIHGFVTGQLPDGTPYDANDPRLLAFVHLAGSAMFLAGYRRFADPAMPLAERDAYWREVAIIGEKLGADPVPRSEAEAEALARDFLPELRPDERSRAVRDIILNAAPDRLRLFPVQRLLMRSATDLLPREVRRLHGLRGSGLAIPAVGAATFGLASTLRWALAPRKLEA encoded by the coding sequence ATGACCAGTCATGCACTTCCGACCCTTGAAGGATTTCGCCGCGACCTTGCCGGGCAGGTCGGCGCCTTCTTCAACGATGCGTCGAGGGGCCAGCAGCCGATCAAGCCCTCCGACGACGCCTTGTGCCCGCCGGGCGGGGTGGCGTGGAAGGTCCATGCCGACCTCGCCGGGATGATGGTTGGCGGGGTCGCTGCCCTTTTGTGGCAGATGCTCCACCCGCAGGCGCTGGCCGGGGTGTGGGACCATTCCGACTTCCGCCGCAACATGCATGGCCGGCTGCGCAACACCGCGCGATTCATCGCGGTCACCACCTACGGCGCGCGCGAGGAGGCGGACGCGGCGATCGAGCGGGTGCGGCGGATCCACGGCTTCGTGACCGGCCAGCTTCCTGACGGCACGCCCTACGACGCCAACGACCCGCGGCTGCTGGCGTTCGTCCACCTCGCCGGCTCGGCCATGTTCCTCGCCGGCTATCGCCGCTTCGCCGACCCGGCCATGCCGCTGGCCGAGCGTGACGCCTATTGGCGCGAGGTGGCGATCATCGGCGAGAAGCTGGGCGCCGACCCGGTACCGCGGAGTGAGGCGGAGGCCGAGGCGCTGGCCCGCGACTTCCTGCCCGAGCTCCGCCCCGACGAGCGCAGCCGCGCGGTGCGCGACATCATCCTCAACGCCGCCCCCGATCGCCTCCGCCTGTTCCCGGTCCAGCGCCTGCTGATGCGCTCCGCCACCGACCTCCTTCCGCGCGAGGTGCGGCGGTTGCACGGCCTGCGCGGATCGGGCCTTGCGATCCCGGCGGTCGGAGCGGCGACCTTCGGGCTCGCTTCGACGTTGCGCTGGGCGCTTGCTCCGCGCAAACTGGAGGCATGA
- a CDS encoding SAM-dependent methyltransferase, producing MNLLERLLGDRIRNGTLTVIMPGGERSTIGSGEPVVVVQVHDKAALVTLLRNPRLAFGELYMDGRLTLEQGQLMDLLTIVVGANRFEDGGHKGRLKKQMGFLKGLLPRRNDAAASRRNVAHHYDLDEKLYRLFLDPDLQYSCAYFHDPANSLEQAQADKKAHIAAKLDLRPGQRVLDIGSGWGGMALYLNRVAGVEVLGVTLSEEQLRVSRQRAEEAGVADQVRFELIDYRAVSGRFDRIMSVGMFEHVGLAHYREFFATCRNLLADDGVMLLHTIGKYGKSGKPDPFTDKWIFPGYHVPSLSQMMAASEEVRLIATDVETLRLHYGYTLRHWLANCHAHRAEIVALYDERFFRMWEFYLAAAAIGFEQGAMNNFQVQYVRDRRALPITRDYMAEAEQRFRRPAP from the coding sequence ATGAACCTGCTCGAGCGCCTACTTGGCGACCGCATCCGCAACGGCACGCTGACGGTGATCATGCCGGGGGGCGAGCGCTCGACAATCGGCTCGGGCGAGCCGGTGGTGGTGGTCCAGGTCCACGACAAGGCCGCGCTGGTCACCCTGCTGCGCAACCCGCGGCTGGCGTTCGGCGAGCTGTACATGGACGGCCGGCTGACCCTCGAGCAGGGGCAGCTGATGGACCTGCTGACGATCGTGGTCGGTGCCAATCGCTTCGAGGACGGCGGCCACAAGGGCCGGCTCAAGAAGCAGATGGGATTCCTCAAGGGCCTGCTGCCGCGCCGCAACGATGCCGCCGCCTCGCGCCGCAACGTCGCCCATCATTACGACCTCGACGAGAAGCTCTACCGCCTCTTCCTCGATCCCGACCTCCAGTACAGCTGCGCCTATTTCCACGACCCGGCCAACAGCCTCGAACAGGCGCAGGCCGACAAGAAGGCGCACATCGCCGCCAAGCTCGACCTCCGGCCGGGCCAGCGCGTGCTCGACATCGGCTCGGGCTGGGGCGGCATGGCGCTGTACCTCAACCGCGTGGCCGGCGTGGAGGTGCTCGGCGTCACGCTCAGCGAGGAACAGCTGCGGGTTTCGCGCCAGCGCGCCGAGGAGGCGGGCGTCGCCGACCAGGTCCGGTTCGAGCTGATCGACTATCGCGCGGTGAGCGGCCGGTTCGACCGGATCATGTCGGTCGGCATGTTCGAGCATGTCGGCCTCGCCCACTATCGCGAATTCTTCGCCACCTGCCGCAACCTGCTGGCCGACGACGGGGTCATGCTGCTCCACACCATCGGCAAATATGGCAAGTCGGGAAAGCCCGATCCCTTTACCGACAAGTGGATCTTTCCCGGCTACCACGTGCCCAGCCTCAGCCAGATGATGGCGGCCAGCGAGGAGGTGCGGCTGATCGCGACCGACGTCGAAACGCTGCGGCTGCATTACGGCTATACGCTGCGGCACTGGCTTGCCAATTGCCACGCCCACCGGGCCGAGATCGTCGCCTTGTACGACGAGCGCTTCTTCCGGATGTGGGAATTCTACCTCGCGGCCGCTGCGATCGGGTTCGAACAGGGCGCGATGAACAACTTCCAGGTGCAGTATGTGCGCGACCGGCGCGCGTTGCCGATCACCCGCGACTACATGGCCGAGGCCGAGCAGCGTTTCCGCCGCCCGGCCCCCTAG
- a CDS encoding S46 family peptidase, whose protein sequence is MRLKSALFVSASLAFMLPGAARADEGMWTFDAFPAARMKAAYGWAPDQAWLDKTRAAAVRLTGGCSASFVSATGLILTNHHCVATCVEENSTADNNILVKGFTARSTAEEKKCAGQQAEVVTSIRDVTQTVKAAIGSATGADAVRARNAATAKLESEGCTDKATTRCQVVSLYGGGQYKLYTYRKYSDVRLAWAPEAQAAQFGGDPDNFNFPRYSMDASFLRAYENGKPVATPAFLKWNPRAPQDGEATFVVGNPGSTSRLFTGEQLAFQRELALPIIVTMTSEFRGRLINAMAQSAERKREGAETLSGIENSLKVYIGRMKALNDPAFTGKLAAAEASLKQASAGKPAIGNPWGDIAKTVEANRAIYVERLFALPQGDLFNYALALVRVAEERAKPNGERLPGFTDSALPLLEKNLTDERPVTPWLDQLQMEWSLSKAREYLGADHQQTKLLLGRESPEALAARLVTGTKLADPTVRKALLDGGAAAIAASTDPMIVYARSVDPNARALQKRYDAEVDAPLTAARARLADARFAAYGDSNYPDATFTLRISYGKVQGWTERGTPVPTRTVLGGTFDRATGAEPFDLPPAFAANQARIDKNVTYDFVTTNDIIGGNSGSPVIDKAGTVIGAAFDGNINSLGGNYGYDGTLNRTVVVSTAAVQEALEKIYPAPNLVAELRGRRR, encoded by the coding sequence ATGCGTCTCAAGTCCGCTCTCTTTGTCAGCGCCTCGCTCGCCTTCATGCTTCCGGGGGCCGCCCGCGCGGACGAGGGGATGTGGACCTTCGATGCGTTTCCGGCGGCGCGAATGAAGGCGGCCTATGGCTGGGCGCCCGACCAAGCCTGGCTCGACAAGACCCGCGCTGCGGCGGTTCGCCTGACCGGCGGCTGCTCGGCCAGCTTCGTGTCGGCCACCGGGCTGATCCTCACCAACCACCATTGCGTCGCGACCTGCGTCGAGGAGAATTCGACCGCCGACAACAACATCCTGGTCAAGGGCTTCACCGCCCGTTCGACCGCCGAGGAGAAGAAGTGCGCCGGTCAGCAGGCCGAGGTGGTGACCTCGATCCGCGACGTGACCCAGACGGTCAAGGCGGCGATCGGATCGGCCACCGGCGCCGACGCGGTGCGGGCGCGCAATGCCGCCACCGCCAAGCTCGAGTCCGAGGGCTGCACCGACAAGGCGACCACCCGCTGCCAGGTCGTCAGCCTGTACGGCGGCGGCCAGTACAAGCTCTACACCTACCGCAAGTATAGCGACGTCCGCCTCGCCTGGGCGCCCGAAGCGCAGGCCGCGCAGTTCGGCGGCGATCCCGACAACTTCAACTTCCCGCGCTACTCGATGGATGCGAGCTTCCTGCGCGCCTACGAGAATGGCAAGCCGGTCGCGACGCCCGCCTTCCTCAAGTGGAACCCGCGCGCGCCGCAGGACGGCGAAGCCACCTTCGTGGTCGGCAATCCGGGCTCGACCAGCCGCCTGTTCACCGGTGAGCAGCTCGCCTTCCAGCGCGAACTAGCGCTTCCGATCATCGTCACCATGACCTCGGAATTCCGCGGCCGCCTGATCAACGCGATGGCGCAGTCGGCCGAGCGCAAGCGCGAAGGCGCCGAGACGCTGAGCGGGATCGAGAACAGCCTCAAGGTCTATATCGGCCGGATGAAGGCGCTGAACGACCCGGCCTTCACCGGCAAGCTCGCCGCCGCCGAAGCCAGCCTCAAGCAGGCCAGTGCCGGCAAGCCGGCGATCGGCAACCCGTGGGGCGACATCGCCAAGACCGTCGAGGCCAATCGCGCCATCTATGTCGAGCGGCTGTTCGCGCTGCCGCAGGGCGATCTGTTCAACTATGCCCTCGCGCTGGTGCGGGTCGCCGAGGAGCGCGCAAAGCCCAATGGCGAGCGCCTGCCGGGCTTCACCGATTCGGCCCTGCCGCTGCTCGAGAAGAACCTCACCGACGAACGCCCGGTGACCCCGTGGCTCGACCAGCTGCAGATGGAATGGTCGCTGTCCAAGGCCCGCGAATATCTCGGCGCAGATCACCAGCAGACCAAGCTTCTGCTCGGCCGCGAGTCGCCCGAGGCGCTGGCCGCGCGGCTGGTGACGGGGACCAAGCTGGCCGACCCGACGGTGCGCAAGGCGCTGCTCGATGGCGGCGCGGCGGCGATCGCGGCGTCGACCGATCCGATGATCGTCTATGCCCGCAGCGTCGATCCAAACGCCCGTGCGCTGCAGAAGCGCTATGACGCCGAGGTCGACGCGCCGCTGACCGCCGCCCGCGCCCGGCTCGCCGATGCCCGCTTCGCCGCCTATGGCGACAGCAATTATCCAGACGCCACCTTCACGCTGCGGATCAGCTACGGCAAGGTCCAGGGCTGGACCGAGCGTGGCACCCCGGTCCCGACCCGCACCGTCCTGGGCGGCACCTTCGACCGCGCGACCGGCGCCGAGCCGTTCGACCTGCCCCCGGCGTTCGCCGCCAACCAGGCGCGGATCGACAAGAACGTCACCTATGATTTCGTCACCACTAACGACATCATCGGCGGCAATTCGGGCTCGCCGGTGATCGACAAGGCGGGCACGGTGATCGGCGCCGCGTTCGACGGCAACATCAACAGCCTGGGCGGCAATTACGGCTACGACGGAACGCTCAACCGCACCGTCGTGGTGTCGACCGCAGCGGTCCAGGAAGCGCTGGAGAAGATCTACCCGGCGCCCAACCTGGTCGCCGAACTGCGCGGCCGCCGCCGCTAA
- a CDS encoding EF-hand domain-containing protein, which produces MKKMLLGAGLLLAATAVGAQVAPQAPVAPRDGVQTRSEVVQRARAMFARVDTNRDGYITQAEGQAMRAEKRQRMGGKRMAQAADPARRAEMFGRIDTNRDNMISRDEWTRAEALRGEGRAEGRRGGRGGERMAMRGRAGGAMMRMADTNRDQRISLAEAETAALQRFDRVDLNRDGRVTREERQQARQQRQGMRRG; this is translated from the coding sequence ATGAAGAAGATGTTGTTGGGCGCGGGCTTGCTGCTTGCCGCCACTGCCGTCGGCGCGCAGGTCGCTCCGCAGGCTCCGGTCGCGCCGCGTGACGGGGTGCAGACCCGTTCCGAAGTCGTGCAGCGGGCGCGGGCGATGTTTGCCCGGGTCGATACCAATCGCGACGGTTACATCACCCAGGCCGAAGGCCAGGCGATGCGCGCCGAAAAGCGCCAGCGCATGGGTGGCAAGCGGATGGCGCAGGCCGCCGATCCGGCCCGCCGGGCCGAGATGTTCGGGCGGATCGACACCAACCGCGACAACATGATCAGCCGCGACGAATGGACCCGCGCCGAAGCGCTGCGCGGCGAGGGCCGGGCCGAAGGCCGCCGCGGCGGCAGGGGCGGCGAGCGGATGGCGATGCGCGGCCGCGCCGGCGGCGCGATGATGCGTATGGCCGACACCAATCGCGACCAGCGCATTTCGCTGGCCGAGGCCGAAACCGCGGCGCTGCAGCGCTTCGACCGGGTCGACCTCAACCGCGACGGCCGGGTCACCCGCGAGGAGCGGCAGCAGGCGCGCCAGCAGCGCCAGGGCATGCGGCGCGGCTGA
- a CDS encoding glycosyltransferase family 2 protein — protein sequence MTALSIVVPCFNEEECVRLLHQRLSGAARTTFGEDYEIILVNDGSKDRTWPIMQEMSAADPHLTCVNLSRNHGHQLALTAGLDLARGSRILIVDADLQDPPELLGPMLEMMEREGADVVYGVRRSRAGETRFKRATAHAFYRLLSSATEIDIPLDAGDFRLMSRRALDVLLAMPEQARFVRGMVAWIGFKQLPFPYDRAERFAGESKYPLGKMIRFALDALTGFSSAPLKLASHAGLLLSLSSVLIILYILFAFLTGRNIQGWTSLMLVVVVLGAVQMFVLAMMGEYIGRLYSQAKQRPLYIVQDIAGDARTPRKMLGQVPEDATAHSDSPGGSGTLPISRAS from the coding sequence ATGACCGCGCTTTCGATCGTCGTTCCCTGCTTCAACGAAGAGGAATGCGTGCGCCTGCTGCACCAGCGACTGAGCGGCGCGGCGCGGACCACCTTCGGCGAGGATTACGAGATCATCCTGGTCAACGACGGATCGAAGGACCGGACCTGGCCGATCATGCAGGAAATGAGCGCAGCCGACCCGCACCTCACCTGCGTCAACCTGTCGCGCAACCACGGCCACCAGCTGGCGCTGACCGCCGGGCTCGACCTCGCGCGGGGCAGCCGCATCCTCATCGTCGACGCCGACCTCCAGGATCCGCCCGAACTGCTTGGGCCCATGCTCGAGATGATGGAGCGCGAAGGCGCCGACGTCGTCTATGGCGTCCGCCGCAGCCGCGCCGGCGAAACCCGCTTCAAGCGCGCCACCGCCCACGCTTTCTATCGCCTGCTGTCTTCGGCGACCGAAATCGACATTCCGCTCGACGCCGGCGATTTCCGGCTGATGAGCCGCCGCGCCCTGGACGTGCTGCTGGCGATGCCCGAGCAGGCCCGCTTCGTGCGCGGCATGGTGGCGTGGATCGGGTTCAAGCAGCTGCCCTTCCCTTATGACCGGGCCGAACGCTTCGCGGGCGAGAGCAAGTATCCGCTCGGCAAGATGATCCGCTTCGCGCTGGACGCGCTGACCGGGTTCAGCTCGGCGCCCCTGAAGCTCGCCAGCCATGCCGGCCTGCTGCTGAGCCTCAGCTCGGTGCTGATCATCCTTTACATCCTCTTCGCCTTCCTCACCGGCCGCAACATCCAGGGCTGGACCAGCCTGATGCTGGTGGTGGTGGTGCTGGGCGCGGTGCAGATGTTCGTGCTGGCGATGATGGGCGAATATATCGGTCGGCTCTACAGCCAGGCCAAGCAGCGCCCGCTGTACATCGTGCAGGACATCGCCGGTGACGCCCGGACCCCGCGCAAGATGCTCGGTCAGGTGCCCGAGGACGCCACCGCCCACAGCGACAGTCCGGGCGGCAGCGGGACTTTGCCGATCAGCCGCGCTTCCTGA
- a CDS encoding class I SAM-dependent methyltransferase has product MERQVYDRMAELDQRHWWYRARRKVLAQLIARVVRPRPNSKILEVGCGTGHNFPMLDIFGSVDAIEVDPAARAMAEMRLGRPIGSSPLPALDGVADASYDLIGSFDVIEHIADDRAALAGIARCLKPGGKFVMTVPAHQWMWSAHDVVNHHQRRYSKSSLKALVDCSPLKLEKIGYLNSFLLPVAIAARTAGKLTGKDDGDDTLPPAPLNAALEAVFAQEARLIGKVPLPPGLSLWAVASSGT; this is encoded by the coding sequence ATGGAACGGCAAGTCTATGACCGGATGGCCGAGCTCGACCAGCGCCACTGGTGGTATCGCGCCCGGCGCAAGGTGCTTGCGCAGTTGATCGCCCGCGTCGTGCGGCCGCGCCCGAACAGCAAGATCCTCGAAGTCGGCTGCGGCACCGGGCATAATTTCCCGATGCTCGACATCTTCGGGTCGGTCGACGCGATCGAGGTCGATCCGGCCGCGCGGGCGATGGCGGAAATGCGGCTGGGGCGGCCGATCGGCTCCTCCCCCCTGCCGGCCCTCGATGGCGTGGCCGACGCGTCCTACGACCTGATCGGGTCGTTCGACGTGATCGAGCATATCGCCGACGACCGCGCCGCGCTGGCCGGGATCGCCCGCTGCCTGAAACCCGGCGGCAAGTTTGTGATGACCGTCCCCGCCCACCAGTGGATGTGGTCGGCGCATGACGTGGTGAACCACCACCAGCGCCGTTATTCCAAGTCGTCACTGAAGGCGCTGGTCGACTGCTCCCCGCTCAAGCTGGAGAAGATCGGCTACCTCAACAGCTTCCTGCTTCCGGTGGCGATCGCCGCTCGGACGGCGGGCAAGCTGACCGGCAAGGACGATGGCGACGATACCCTGCCCCCGGCCCCGCTCAACGCGGCGCTGGAAGCGGTATTCGCTCAGGAAGCGCGGCTGATCGGCAAAGTCCCGCTGCCGCCCGGACTGTCGCTGTGGGCGGTGGCGTCCTCGGGCACCTGA
- a CDS encoding GtrA family protein, with amino-acid sequence MIQASLLQASQRRELIGQLIRFGLVGLGSTLLYAAVYWPLATYVMWPVLAVVIAFAVAVTAGFFLHSRWSFKGHERTEDKKTKAQFLAVQTAGMLMNAGFTWVAVDWLHGPTWWPLVPAVLITPFLTFALNRWWVFG; translated from the coding sequence ATGATCCAGGCAAGCCTGCTCCAAGCCTCCCAGCGCCGCGAGCTGATCGGCCAGTTGATCCGCTTCGGGCTGGTCGGCCTCGGCTCGACCCTGCTCTACGCCGCCGTCTACTGGCCGCTCGCCACTTACGTGATGTGGCCGGTGCTGGCCGTGGTGATCGCCTTTGCAGTTGCGGTGACCGCCGGCTTCTTCCTCCACAGCCGGTGGAGCTTCAAGGGTCACGAGCGGACAGAGGACAAGAAGACCAAGGCGCAGTTCCTGGCGGTGCAGACCGCCGGCATGCTGATGAACGCGGGATTCACCTGGGTCGCGGTCGACTGGCTTCACGGACCGACCTGGTGGCCGCTGGTCCCGGCGGTGCTGATCACCCCGTTCCTGACCTTTGCGCTGAACCGCTGGTGGGTGTTCGGCTGA